A genomic segment from Orientia tsutsugamushi str. Boryong encodes:
- a CDS encoding reverse transcriptase domain-containing protein yields the protein MAVHSIDRNTWLTKLERIKLLSSKNQDIKFNNLNQDIKFNNLGHIIDLKILEEQYKELDSKKAIGIDGITKEDYGKKLKANLLSLLTRIRKWQYQAKPARITEIPKEDGGKRPLVISCFEDKIIESTVSKILNSVFEQIFLKYSYGFRPKLNAHDALRKLNRLTYNFNKGAIVEIDITKCFNTIKHCELMEFLRKRISDKKFLRLVMKLIETPIIENGTIVTNKEGCRQGSIVSPILANVFLHYVIDSWFAKISKENLMGQTGMVRYCDDMVFVFEKETDAKRFYDVLPKRLNKYGLNINEAKSQMIKSGRDHAANLAKQGKKITSYNFLGFTCYCGKSRFGTTWRLKYTSRRDRFTEKLKGLRKYLRGQLNTQDKTQALSQVIRVIR from the coding sequence ATGGCTGTACACAGCATAGACAGAAATACATGGTTAACGAAACTTGAGCGTATAAAGTTGCTATCATCGAAAAATCAAGACATAAAGTTTAATAATCTAAATCAAGACATAAAGTTTAATAATCTTGGACATATCATTGATTTAAAGATATTAGAAGAACAATATAAGGAACTCGATAGCAAGAAAGCGATAGGAATAGATGGTATAACCAAAGAGGATTATGGTAAGAAGTTGAAAGCAAATCTGCTCTCGCTTCTTACTAGAATTCGCAAATGGCAATATCAAGCTAAACCTGCACGAATAACAGAAATTCCAAAAGAAGATGGAGGCAAAAGACCTTTGGTAATATCATGTTTTGAAGATAAGATAATCGAGTCTACAGTAAGCAAGATACTAAACTCTGTGTTTGAGCAAATATTCTTAAAGTATTCCTATGGATTTCGACCTAAATTAAATGCACACGATGCTTTAAGGAAGTTAAATAGACTTACGTATAACTTCAATAAAGGGGCTATAGTAGAGATTGATATAACAAAGTGTTTCAATACAATCAAGCATTGTGAGTTGATGGAATTTCTAAGAAAGAGAATATCTGACAAGAAATTTCTAAGACTAGTTATGAAACTGATTGAAACACCAATCATAGAAAATGGTACTATAGTTACTAACAAAGAAGGTTGTCGTCAAGGATCAATAGTTTCACCAATTCTGGCAAATGTCTTTCTGCATTATGTTATAGATAGCTGGTTTGCAAAAATCAGCAAAGAAAACTTAATGGGACAAACAGGAATGGTGAGGTACTGCGACGATATGGTATTTGTCTTTGAAAAGGAAACAGATGCGAAAAGGTTTTATGATGTTTTGCCTAAAAGGTTAAATAAGTATGGGCTAAATATCAATGAAGCTAAATCACAAATGATAAAATCTGGTAGAGACCATGCTGCAAATTTAGCCAAACAAGGCAAGAAGATCACAAGTTATAATTTTCTTGGATTTACTTGCTATTGTGGTAAATCAAGATTTGGCACAACATGGAGACTAAAATATACCTCAAGAAGAGATCGTTTTACTGAGAAACTGAAAGGACTGAGAAAATATTTGCGTGGTCAGCTAAATACGCAAGACAAAACGCAGGCATTATCACAAGTCATTAGAGTTATTAGGTGA
- the ctrA gene encoding response regulator transcription factor CtrA encodes MRVLLIEDDPAQASSIELSLANEGIIADKAHLGKDGIEISKLYDYSLIILDLMLPDISGYEVLLSLRSQKIQTPVLILSGLSTIDNKIKGLSFGADDYITKPFDSDELSARVKAIIRRSKGHSEAVIRVGHLSINLDTRSVSMYNKDKQKNIPIHLTNKEYKILELLAIKKGTVLTKEMFLSHLYSGIDEPEIKIIDVFICKLRRKLEKASNGINFIETVWGRGYIFAEFKSNDDSYSLNNVEEE; translated from the coding sequence ATGCGTGTTCTACTAATTGAAGATGATCCAGCACAAGCATCATCTATTGAGCTATCTTTAGCTAATGAAGGTATCATTGCTGATAAAGCTCATTTAGGTAAAGATGGAATTGAGATCTCAAAATTATATGATTATTCTCTTATCATATTAGATTTAATGTTACCAGATATAAGTGGATATGAGGTTCTACTAAGCTTAAGATCGCAAAAAATCCAAACTCCTGTTTTGATTTTATCTGGTTTGTCAACTATTGATAATAAAATTAAGGGCTTGTCATTTGGTGCAGATGATTATATAACTAAACCTTTTGATTCTGATGAGCTATCTGCTAGGGTAAAAGCTATTATACGTCGATCAAAAGGGCATTCAGAAGCGGTAATTAGAGTTGGACATTTATCAATAAATCTTGATACAAGGTCTGTTTCTATGTATAACAAAGATAAGCAAAAGAATATACCTATACATTTGACTAATAAAGAATATAAAATCCTTGAGCTTTTAGCGATTAAGAAAGGTACTGTTTTAACTAAAGAAATGTTCTTAAGTCATCTTTATAGTGGTATAGATGAACCAGAAATTAAAATTATTGATGTATTTATATGCAAGCTGCGTCGAAAACTTGAAAAAGCGTCTAATGGTATTAACTTCATTGAGACAGTATGGGGAAGAGGATATATATTTGCAGAATTTAAGTCTAACGATGATAGTTATAGCTTAAATAATGTTGAAGAAGAATAG
- a CDS encoding IS5-like element ISOt6 family transposase (programmed frameshift) — protein sequence MKLDQIKELKDEKFRRLTVVREGTFSKMVDILRKADGVKKSKGGRKNKLNLEEQLLMALEYLREYRTYFHIGQNYGISESSAYKAVKWVEDTLVKHPNFALPGRKALMNSDMNYEVVLIDATESPIERPKKKQKFYYSGKKKRHTLKTQIVVDKKTHQVICTDFSNGKKHDFRLFKESKILIHPKIKAITDTGYQGIQKIHNNSALPKKKSKKNPLTKNDKKNNRRLAGERVVNENVIGMLKRFKIIADKYRNRRKRFGLRFNLISGIYNFELP from the exons ATGAAATTAGATCAGATTAAAGAGTTAAAGGATGAAAAATTTCGTCGATTAACAGTAGTAAGGGAGGGAACATTCTCAAAGATGGTGGATATTTTGAGGAAAGCTGATGGTGTTAAGAAATCAAAAGGAGGGCGTAAAAATAAGCTCAATTTGGAGGAACAGTTATTGATGGCCTTAGAATACCTTAGAGAATACCGTACTTATTTTCATATAGGTCAGAACTATGGGATTAGTGAAAGTTCAGCATATAAAGCTGTAAAATGGGTAGAAGACACCTTAGTTAAACACCCAAACTTTGCTCTTCCAGGTCGTAAAGCTCTAATGAATAGCGATATGAATTATGAAGTAGTCTTGATTGATGCTACTGAGAGTCCAATAGAAAGACCCA AAAAAAAACAAAAATTCTATTATTCAGGAAAGAAGAAAAGGCATACACTAAAGACTCAAATAGTGGTAGACAAGAAAACACACCAAGTAATATGTACAGATTTTTCTAACGGTAAAAAACATGACTTTAGATTATTTAAGGAATCCAAAATTCTTATCCATCCTAAGATTAAAGCGATTACTGATACAGGATATCAAGGTATACAAAAAATTCACAATAATTCTGCATTACCAAAGAAAAAAAGCAAGAAAAATCCTTTAACTAAAAATGATAAAAAGAATAATCGTAGGTTAGCAGGAGAAAGAGTTGTCAATGAAAACGTTATTGGTATGCTAAAACGGTTCAAAATTATTGCTGACAAATATCGAAATAGACGTAAAAGATTTGGTCTTAGATTTAATTTGATCTCTGGCATTTATAATTTTGAACTACCTTAA
- a CDS encoding rod shape-determining protein, which translates to MVLKKYIKQAKEKILSFYSSNMAIDLGTANTLVYVQGKGIVLNEPSVVALIREGGSYKPYAFGHEAKMMLGKTPSDIEAKRPLKDGVIADFKSAEEMIKHFIHSVHNRRSFAGPVIIICVPSGSTPVERRAIQEAAESAGGREVFLIEEPMAAAIGAGLPVTSPTGSMIVEIGGGTTQVAVLSLGGVVYSKSVRVGGDKMDEAISSYIRRYHNLLIGDPTAERIKKEIATAYVSTNTEAKTIQIRGRDLINGVPKGITISEQQIAESLVEPVNQIIETIKATLECTPPELSADIADKGIVLSGGGSLIKNLDLLIKETTQLPVFIAENPLFCVALGSGEILEDFDRLKHVLFKQH; encoded by the coding sequence ATGGTTTTAAAGAAATATATTAAACAAGCAAAAGAAAAAATACTAAGTTTTTATTCTTCTAATATGGCTATTGATCTAGGTACAGCTAATACACTTGTCTATGTACAGGGCAAAGGAATAGTATTAAATGAACCATCGGTTGTTGCATTGATTAGAGAAGGAGGATCTTATAAACCTTATGCATTTGGGCATGAAGCTAAAATGATGTTAGGTAAAACTCCATCAGATATTGAAGCTAAAAGACCACTGAAAGATGGTGTTATTGCTGATTTTAAAAGTGCTGAAGAAATGATTAAGCACTTTATTCATTCAGTACATAATCGTAGAAGCTTTGCTGGACCAGTAATAATTATATGTGTACCTTCAGGTTCAACACCAGTTGAGCGGCGTGCCATACAAGAGGCAGCAGAAAGCGCTGGAGGGCGTGAAGTATTTTTAATAGAAGAGCCAATGGCAGCAGCAATTGGGGCTGGATTACCTGTTACATCTCCAACTGGATCAATGATAGTAGAAATTGGAGGTGGAACTACGCAAGTAGCTGTACTATCACTTGGTGGAGTTGTATATTCAAAATCAGTGCGAGTAGGTGGTGATAAAATGGATGAAGCAATATCTTCATATATCAGGCGCTATCATAACTTGTTAATAGGAGATCCTACAGCAGAAAGAATAAAAAAGGAAATTGCAACAGCTTATGTTTCTACAAATACAGAAGCTAAAACTATCCAGATTAGAGGTCGAGATTTAATTAATGGTGTACCAAAAGGAATTACAATTTCTGAACAACAAATTGCTGAGAGTTTAGTTGAGCCAGTAAATCAGATAATAGAAACAATCAAAGCTACACTTGAGTGCACACCTCCAGAGCTTTCTGCAGATATTGCAGATAAAGGTATAGTGTTAAGCGGTGGAGGCTCTTTAATTAAAAATTTAGACTTATTAATAAAAGAAACAACTCAATTGCCAGTATTCATTGCTGAAAATCCTTTATTTTGCGTAGCTTTAGGGAGCGGCGAAATCTTAGAAGACTTTGACAGATTAAAGCATGTACTGTTTAAACAGCACTAA
- the map gene encoding type I methionyl aminopeptidase, producing the protein MVNDMRLVQQQSDFLEKMRAASKIAASTLEMIEKYVQPGVTSNLLNKICHDYIISHGAVPAPLGYKGFPKSICTSVNHVICHGIPNDKLLKNGDILNIDISLSKDGVFADTCKMYFVGQPSVMAKRIVQCAQECLYYGINQVKANASIRNIGRVIQNNAKKYGYSVVRDFCGHGIGKMLHQDPQILHYDDASCEDQYMKVGMTFTIEPMINVGKPYATILSDGWTAVTKDRSLSAQYEHTLLVADAGVEILTLRSEEDLSYINSFTKV; encoded by the coding sequence ATGGTTAATGATATGCGATTGGTTCAACAACAAAGTGATTTTCTAGAAAAAATGCGAGCTGCTAGCAAGATTGCAGCATCTACTTTAGAAATGATTGAAAAATATGTTCAGCCAGGAGTAACGAGTAATCTGTTAAATAAAATTTGCCACGATTACATTATATCGCATGGAGCAGTTCCAGCTCCTTTAGGATATAAAGGGTTTCCAAAATCAATATGTACATCAGTTAATCATGTAATCTGTCATGGTATACCTAATGATAAATTGTTGAAAAATGGAGATATACTAAATATTGATATATCTTTAAGTAAAGATGGCGTTTTTGCGGATACTTGTAAAATGTATTTTGTAGGTCAGCCATCAGTAATGGCAAAAAGGATAGTTCAATGTGCACAAGAATGTTTATATTATGGTATCAATCAGGTAAAGGCCAATGCAAGTATAAGAAATATTGGTAGAGTTATTCAGAATAATGCTAAAAAATATGGTTACTCCGTGGTAAGAGATTTTTGTGGACATGGTATTGGCAAAATGTTACATCAGGATCCACAAATTTTGCATTATGATGATGCAAGTTGTGAAGATCAATATATGAAAGTAGGTATGACGTTTACTATTGAACCTATGATTAATGTTGGTAAACCTTATGCAACAATTTTATCTGATGGCTGGACTGCAGTTACTAAAGATCGTTCTTTATCAGCACAATATGAACATACATTATTAGTAGCAGATGCTGGAGTTGAAATTTTGACTTTACGCAGTGAGGAAGATCTTAGTTATATTAATAGTTTTACAAAAGTATGA
- the mreC gene encoding rod shape-determining protein MreC — protein sequence MALLENRYKYQSKNILKHLVTVLTKFRLVTAIFIIIVSMCTMHFSNTTHVKAIVLENTGQILETSLSVLNYISNAYANLLQYFKPLDQLKRDNAELNSRISYLQDVEQKLVILNAENQRLKNFISFSGEALNNSITTRLLSISSTPYNKLGIISAGFNQGIEKNNVVYDNHGLIGRVIEVSNNYSKILLLADSNSKIPVISSISQERAILVGGGSDNYAVKPLYLDENTKVQLGEIFVTSGDGQYYPYGIAVAKVTAINNGDIHLTLCSNLNRVEFVKVKLSS from the coding sequence ATGGCACTTTTAGAAAATCGTTATAAGTACCAGAGCAAAAATATACTTAAACATTTAGTAACTGTATTAACAAAATTTCGCCTAGTTACAGCTATTTTTATAATTATCGTGTCTATGTGTACAATGCATTTTTCTAATACTACACATGTCAAGGCTATTGTACTTGAAAATACTGGTCAAATACTTGAGACTTCTTTATCAGTTCTAAATTATATTAGTAATGCCTATGCTAATTTATTGCAATATTTTAAACCACTGGATCAGTTAAAACGAGATAATGCTGAATTAAACTCAAGAATATCTTATTTACAAGATGTTGAGCAAAAACTAGTTATATTAAATGCTGAAAATCAAAGATTAAAAAATTTTATCAGCTTTAGTGGTGAAGCGCTTAATAACTCAATTACTACAAGGCTATTATCAATTAGCTCTACACCTTATAATAAATTAGGAATTATATCAGCAGGATTTAATCAAGGCATTGAGAAAAATAATGTTGTATATGATAATCATGGATTAATTGGCCGAGTAATTGAGGTAAGTAATAATTACTCTAAAATTCTCCTTTTGGCTGATTCAAATTCAAAAATACCAGTGATATCTTCAATTTCTCAAGAAAGAGCTATCCTTGTTGGCGGAGGAAGTGATAACTATGCTGTAAAGCCTTTATATCTCGATGAAAATACTAAGGTCCAACTTGGAGAAATATTTGTTACATCAGGTGATGGGCAATATTATCCATATGGGATAGCAGTAGCTAAAGTAACTGCTATAAATAATGGAGATATTCACTTAACTTTATGCTCTAATTTAAATAGAGTTGAGTTTGTCAAAGTGAAATTGTCTAGTTAA
- a CDS encoding ATP-dependent Clp protease proteolytic subunit codes for MNNNQTSLYVPMVVEQTNRGERAYDIYSRLLKERIVFVCGEIEDHMANLVVAQLLFLEAESPDKKIFMYINSPGGAVTAGMAIYDTMQYIKSPVLTLCLGQACSMGSLLLAAGQKSMRHCLPNSRIMIHQPSGGFRGQATDIQIHAQEILKMKKIINNLYVHHTNQPLQVIEESMERDNFMDPVAAKEFGLVDHITTERAQVAERK; via the coding sequence ATGAATAATAATCAAACCTCTTTATATGTACCTATGGTTGTCGAACAAACTAATCGTGGGGAGCGAGCTTATGACATCTACTCTAGATTACTTAAAGAGAGAATTGTATTTGTTTGTGGTGAAATAGAGGATCATATGGCAAATTTGGTTGTAGCGCAATTATTGTTTCTTGAAGCTGAATCACCTGATAAAAAGATTTTTATGTATATTAATTCCCCAGGTGGAGCAGTAACTGCAGGCATGGCTATATATGACACAATGCAATATATTAAGTCACCTGTATTAACATTATGCCTTGGACAAGCATGTTCAATGGGATCATTGCTACTTGCAGCAGGCCAGAAGAGTATGCGTCATTGTTTGCCTAATAGCAGAATCATGATTCATCAGCCATCAGGCGGATTTCGAGGGCAGGCTACAGATATTCAAATTCATGCACAGGAAATACTTAAAATGAAAAAGATTATTAATAACTTGTATGTTCATCATACTAATCAACCATTACAGGTAATAGAGGAAAGTATGGAACGTGATAACTTTATGGATCCAGTAGCAGCAAAAGAGTTTGGATTAGTTGACCATATAACTACAGAACGTGCTCAAGTAGCAGAAAGAAAATAA